The Streptomyces sp. V3I7 genome segment GCGCCGCCGGTGCCGGTGCCGCCGCCCTCGCCGGCCGTCACGAAGACCATGTCGGCCCCCTTGAGGACCTCCTCGATCTCCTCGCGGTGGTCCTCGGCGGCCTTGCGGCCGACGGCCGGGTTGGCGCCGGCGCCGAGTCCGCGGGTGAGTTCACGGCCGACGTCGAGCTTGACGTCGGCGTCGCTCATCAACAGCGCCTGAGCGTCGGTGTTGATGGCGATGAACTCGACGCCCTTGAGACCGACCTCGATCATCCGGTTGATGGCATTGACACCACCGCCGCCGACACCGATGACTTTGATGACTGCGAGGTAGTTCTGCGGTGCTGCCACGTCGAAGGCCTCTCGCCTCGAGTTACGTGTCGACGACTCGCGGCGCTGCCGCGATCCGACGACTGATGCCGATTGGGACGGTCCGAGTGCCGACCCGAACCCTAACGCTGAAGTTTAGGGTTACCAGTGTGTCTGTTCCTTGGACTCTTCCGAACAGGACACTAAGTCGACAAGTGGCGCGCGTTCAACGAACACGCCGAACCTCCCGTTTTTCTTTTCACCCTATGTGATCAGCCCTGGCAGTACCCAACCAGGGTGTTGGCCTGCGCTGATGTGCGTCAACTCCCCGATGACACCGGGGCGGTGGGAACGGCGACGTCGAAGTGCCGTGCGTTCGGGGCCGCTTTCATGAGCGCGGTGAGTGCGCGCGCCTTCGCGCGGCCGTTCTCGCCGCTTCCCCAGTCGACCGTCCGACCGCCGCCCAGCTGAAGCGAGATGGCGTCGTAGGAACGGACTTTGACGCTCCCGGTCTCGTGCAGGACGGCGGCCGGGAGGGCGCCCGCGACGCGCACCGCGGCCCGCGTGAGCCGGTCGGTGCCGAAGCGCCGCAGACTCGCGGAGGCCGAATCGGACCGGGAGGCAGCGAGGTCCAGAACCGGAATGTTCTTCGGTGCCTTGGGAACGGTGGCGAAACGGACGCCCTCGTCGTCGACTTCGACGAACTCGCCATTTCTGCGCACCAGGAGGACCGGAGCCCGCTCGGTCACCTTCAGCCCGATGCCGTGCGGCCAGGCGCGCACGACCTCCACGGTGTCAATACGCGGCATTTTCCGGCGGAGTCGGGCCTCGATCGCGCCGGTGTCGACGGAGACCAGCGGGGCACCGACGGGCGCCTCGGAGGTCCGGCGGACCTGATCGGACGTCAGAATCCGGGTACCGGCGACGGATACGCGCTCCACCCGCAGCCACGGGGAGCCGTACAACACCCAGACGGAACCGGCACCGAGCAGCACGACGGCGACCGCCAGGATGACGATCGTACGAAGACGGGGCAGGCCTGGTCGCCGAAGGAGCGGCGGGCCGGACGACCCCTGCTGGCGTTCACCGCGCTCGGCAACGGTCGGTCCGGCCACGCTACTGCCCTTTCGTCATACGGTCCTAACGGCGCGAGGCGATGGCCTCGTACACCATGCCGACGAGCAGCTCGTCGGCGTCGCGGCGGCCGAACTCGCCCGCGGCGCGGGACATCTCGTACAGCCGGTGCGGATCGGCCAGCACGGGAAGGACGTTCTGCTGCACCCACTCCGGCGTGAGGTCGGCGTCGTCGACGAGGAGACCGCCGCCCGCCTTGACCACCGGCTGGGCGTTCAGCCGCTGTTCGCCGTTGCCGATGGGCAGCGGGACGTAGGCGGCGGGAAGTCCGACGGCGGAGAGCTCGGCGACGGTCATCGCGCCCGCGCGGCACAGCATCATGTCGGCCGCGGCGTACGCGAGGTCCATCCGGTCCAGGTAACTTACCGGGATGTACGGGGGCATTCCCGGCATCTGCTGCACCTGCGGCAGTTCGTTCTTCGGACCGACCGCGTGCAGGATCTGGATGCCGGCCTGCTGCAGCCACGGAGCGACCTGCTGGGTCACCTCGTTGAGGCGGCGGGCGCCCTGCGAGCCGCCGGAGACCAGCAGCGTGGGCAGGTTGGGGTTGAGGCCGAAGTAGGCGCGGGCCTCGGGGCGCAGCGCCGACCGGTCCAGCGTCGCGATGGTGCGGCGCAGCGGGATGCCGATGTAGCGGGCGTCGCGCAGCTTGCTGTCGGGCGTGGAGACGGCGACGCGGGAGGCGTAGCGCGAGCCGATCTTGTTGGCGAGACCGGGGCGGGCGTTGGCCTCGTGGATCACGATCGGCACCCCGAGCCTCTTGGCGGCCAGGTACGCGGGCAGCGCGACGTAGCCGCCGAAGCCGACCACGGCGTCCGCCTTGGTGCGTTCCAGGATCTCCTCGGTCGCCTTGATCGTGCCGCGCAGCCGGCCCGGGACGGTGATCAGCTCAGGCGTGGGCTTGCGCGGCAGCGGCACCGCCGGGATCAGCGCGAGCTCGTAGCCGCGCTCGGGAACGAGCCGGGTCTCCAGACCCCGCTCCGTGCCCAGGGCCGTGATCCCCACGGTCGGGTCCTGCCTGCGCAGGGCGTCCGCGAGGGCGAGCGCGGGCTCGATGTGGCCCGCGGTGCCCCCGCCGGCAAGTACGACATGCACCGAAATTCACCGCTCTCCGGACGATCGCGCCACCGTGGCGCGCCGTCGCATCGTGTTCCATCTACGGGGCCCCGCAGGACCCCCAGCACTCCGCTTTCTACCAAAGCGAGGTTGCCGCATCGCAAGCGCCGCCCTCGCCGCGGGCTCCTCGCGCGCGAAGGCGATCAGCAGCCCGATGGCGAACATGGTCGGCAGCAGGGCGGACCCTCCGTAGGAGAACAGCGGGAGGGGGACGCCGGCGATCGGCAGCAGACCGAGCACCGCACCGATGTTGATCACCGCCTGCGCGGTGATCCAGGTCGTCACGCCTCCCGC includes the following:
- a CDS encoding cell division protein FtsQ/DivIB, which codes for MAGPTVAERGERQQGSSGPPLLRRPGLPRLRTIVILAVAVVLLGAGSVWVLYGSPWLRVERVSVAGTRILTSDQVRRTSEAPVGAPLVSVDTGAIEARLRRKMPRIDTVEVVRAWPHGIGLKVTERAPVLLVRRNGEFVEVDDEGVRFATVPKAPKNIPVLDLAASRSDSASASLRRFGTDRLTRAAVRVAGALPAAVLHETGSVKVRSYDAISLQLGGGRTVDWGSGENGRAKARALTALMKAAPNARHFDVAVPTAPVSSGS
- the murG gene encoding undecaprenyldiphospho-muramoylpentapeptide beta-N-acetylglucosaminyltransferase codes for the protein MHVVLAGGGTAGHIEPALALADALRRQDPTVGITALGTERGLETRLVPERGYELALIPAVPLPRKPTPELITVPGRLRGTIKATEEILERTKADAVVGFGGYVALPAYLAAKRLGVPIVIHEANARPGLANKIGSRYASRVAVSTPDSKLRDARYIGIPLRRTIATLDRSALRPEARAYFGLNPNLPTLLVSGGSQGARRLNEVTQQVAPWLQQAGIQILHAVGPKNELPQVQQMPGMPPYIPVSYLDRMDLAYAAADMMLCRAGAMTVAELSAVGLPAAYVPLPIGNGEQRLNAQPVVKAGGGLLVDDADLTPEWVQQNVLPVLADPHRLYEMSRAAGEFGRRDADELLVGMVYEAIASRR